The Oncorhynchus tshawytscha isolate Ot180627B linkage group LG05, Otsh_v2.0, whole genome shotgun sequence genome includes a window with the following:
- the LOC112250732 gene encoding pyroglutamyl-peptidase 1 isoform X2, whose protein sequence is MATTVTLEKCGRNHGYKGLDNSRFCPHSQCCIEGGPDCIDSVIDMESVCKRVTASGLGVAVSVSQDAGRYLCDFTYYTSLYLSHGHSAFIHVPPIEKPYSGVDLGRALQAIIQGMLNMLDQTEEKIHCQRVH, encoded by the exons ATGGCCACCACCGTTACCTTAGAGAAATGTGGCCGTAACCATGGCTACAAGGGTCTGGACAACAGCCGCTTCTGTCCCCATTCTCAGTGTTGCATTGAGGGGGGCCCAGACTGCATTGACTCTGTTATTGACATGGAATCGGTCTGCAAAAGAGTGACAGCCTCTGGACTAGGAGTAGCAGTCTCCGTCTCTCAAGATGCTGGCAG ATACCTCTGTGACTTCACCTACTACACCTCTCTGTACCTGAGCCATGGGCACTCGGCATTCATCCACGTGCCTCCCATAGAGAAGCCTTATAGTGGAGTGGACTTGGGTAGGGCCCTCCAAGCCATCATACAAGGGATGTTGAACATGCTCGACCAAAC